The following proteins are encoded in a genomic region of Glycine max cultivar Williams 82 chromosome 18, Glycine_max_v4.0, whole genome shotgun sequence:
- the LOC100812324 gene encoding protein MEI2-like 2: protein MDKHSGNSSSAHAAAGPSGISPHNVPKKAGSSAWGIPRASDVFHDSSDVSLFSSSLPVLPHEKLDLTDSENYGQPVDDNLLTLDKVHKEDEGHDPFDDFETNAIGNMLPDDEEDLLAGIMDDFDLSKLPSQLEDLDENDLFVNGGGFEMDFEPQESLNISMSKIGISDGIASNGIGQYAIPNGVGTVAGEHPYGEHPSRTLFVRNINSNVEDSELRTLFEQYGDIRTLYTACKHRGFVMISYYDIRAARTAMRALQNKPLRRRKLDIHFSIPKDNPSEKDINQGTLVVFNLDPSVSNDDLRQIFGAYGEVKEIRETPHKRHHKFIEFYDVRAAEAALKALNRSDIAGKRIKLEPSRPGGARRNLMQQLSQELEQDEARTFRHQVVSPVANSPPGSWAQFGSPVEQNPLASFSKSPGLGPASPINTNHLSGLAAILSPQATTSTKIAPIGKDPGRAANQMFSNSGSTQGAAFQHSISFPEQNVKASPRPISTFGESSSSASSIGTLSGPQFLWGSPTPYSEHSNTSAWSSSSVGLPFTSSVQRQGFPYTSNHSPFLGSHSHHHVGSAPSGLPLDRHFSYFPESPEASLMSPVAFGNLNHGDGNFMMNNISARASVGAGVGLSGNTPEISSPNFRMMSLPRHGSLFHGNSLYSGPGATNIEGLAERGRSRRPENGGNQIDSKKLYQLDLDKIVCGEDTRTTLMIKNIPNKYTSKMLLAAIDENHQGTYDFLYLPIDFKNKCNVGYAFINMVSPSHIIAFYKAFNGKKWEKFNSEKVASLAYARIQGKAALVMHFQNSSLMNEDKRCRPILFHSEGQDTGDQEHFLSSNLNICIRQPDGSYSSDLLESPKGNLDQKLEKD from the exons ATGGACAAGCATTCTGGGAATTCTTCATCAGCTCATGCTGCTGCAG GTCCATCTGGGATTTCCCCACATAATGTTCCAAAAAAAGCGGGAAGCAGTGCATGGGGAATACCACGTGCCAGTGATGTGTTCCATGACTCAAGTGATGTTAGCTTGTTTTCTAGTTCACTGCCTGTTCTTCCACATGAAAAAT TAGATTTGACTGATTCGGAAAATTATGGTCAACCAGTTGATGATAACTTGCTAACATTAGATAAAGTTCACAAAGAGGATGAGGGACACGATCCTTTTGATGACTTTGAAACCAATGCAATTGGAAACATGCTTCCTGATGATGAAGAGGACCTTTTAGCTGGCATTATGGATGATTTTGACCTCAGTAAATTGCCCAGTCAACTGGAGGATTTGGATGAAAATGATCTGTTTGTCAATGGAGGGGGATTTGAGATGGATTTTGAACCCCAAGAGAGCCTCAATATCAGTATGTCCAAGATAGGCATATCAGATGGAATTGCTTCAAATGGTATTGGTCAGTATGCAATCCCAAATGGTGTGGGAACAGTGGCTGGGGAGCATCCCTATGGAGAGCATCCATCAAGGACATTATTTGTTCGAAACATCAACAGTAATGTTGAGGACTCTGAATTACGAACACTATTTGAG CAATATGGGGATATCAGAACTTTATACACAGCATGCAAGCATAGGGGCTTTGTGATGATATCTTACTATGATATTCGAGCTGCTCGCACTGCCATGCGTGCTTTACAAAACAAGCCCTTGAGACGAAGAAAACTTgatattcatttttcaattcctaag GATAACCCCTCAGAAAAAGATATTAATCAAGGAACCCTTGTAGTGTTCAATTTAGATCCATCAGTATCAAATGATGACCTTCGTCAAATATTTGGGGCTTATGGTGAGGTCAAAGag ATCAGGGAAACACCACATAAGAGACaccataaatttattgaattttatgatGTTAGAGCAGCAGAGGCAGCTCTTAAAGCATTAAATCGAAGTGATATTGCTGGGAAACGCATAAAACTTGAACCCAGTCGCCCTGGTGGAGCACGTAGAAA CTTGATGCAACAACTGAGTCAAGAACTGGAACAAGATGAAGCTCGAACTTTTAGACATCAAGTAGTTTCACCTGTGGCCAATTCTCCTCCTG GTAGCTGGGCACAATTTGGTAGTCCAGTTGAACAAAATCCATTAGCTTCTTTTAGCAAGTCCCCTGGTTTGGGCCCTGCCAGTCCCATTAATACCAACCATTTGTCTGGATTGGCTGCAATTCTTTCCCCACAAGCAACAACCTCTACCAAGATTGCACCGATTGGCAAGGACCCTGGAAGGGCTGCAAATCAGATGTTTTCTAACTCTGGATCAACACAAGGAGCAGCTTTTCAGCATTCTATATCCTTTCCTGAGCAAAATGTAAAGGCAAGTCCTAGGCCTATATCTACTTTTGGTGAATCAAGTTCTAGTGCATCAAGTATTGGAACACTGTCCGGTCCTCAATTTCTTTGGGGAAGCCCAACTCCTTACTCTGAGCATTCAAACACTTCTGCCTGGTCTTCATCTTCGGTGGGGCTTCCATTTACATCTAGTGTCCAAAGGCAGGGTTTCCCATATACTAGTAATCACAGTCCTTTTCTTGGCTCCCACTCTCATCATCATGTTGGATCTGCTCCATCTGGCCTTCCGCTTGATAGGCATTTTAGCTACTTCCCTGAGTCACCTGAAGCTTCTCTCATGAGCCCGGTTGCATTTGGGAATTTAAATCACGGTGATGGGAATTTTATGATGAACAACATTAGTGCTCGTGCATCTGTAGGAGCCGGTGTTGGTCTTTCTGGAAATACCCCTGAAATTAGTTCACCCAATTTCAGAATGATGTCTCTGCCTAGGCATGGTTCCTTGTTCCATGGAAATAGTTTGTATTCTGGACCTGGAGCAACTAACATTGAGGGATTAGCTGAACGTGGACGAAGTAGACGACCTGAAAATGGTGGGAACCAAATTGATAGTAAGAAGCTGTACCAGCTTGATCTTGACAAAATCGTCTGTGGTGAAGATACAAGGACTACtttaatgattaaaaacatTCCTAACAA GTATACGTCGAAGATGCTGCTTGCTGCAATTGATGAGAATCACCAGGGTACTTATGACTTCCTCTACTTGCCAATTGACTTCAAG AATAAGTGTAATGTGGGTTATGCTTTTATCAATATGGTGTCTCCTTCACACATCATCGCCTTCTACAAG GCCTTTAATGGGAAAAAGTGGGAGAAGTTCAACAGTGAAAAGGTTGCTTCACTGGCATATGCACGGATACAAGGAAAGGCTGCGCTTGTGATGCATTTCCAGAATTCAAGCTTAATGAATGAGGACAAACGGTGCCGGCCAATTCTCTTTCATTCAGAGGGCCAAGATACTGGTGACCAG GAACATTTTCTATCCAGCAATTTGAATATTTGCATTCGCCAACCAGATGGATCCTATTCAAGTGATTTGTTGGAGAGCCCAAAGGGCAATTTGGATCAGAAGCTAGAGAAAGATTAA
- the LOC100812868 gene encoding ribose-phosphate pyrophosphokinase 4: MAMVKSPNKQVNLFYSLDCEDLAHNVALQSPNIILQNIKWRSFADGFPNIYINNAEELRGQHVAFLASFSSPAHVFEQLSVIYALPRLFVASFTLVLPFFPTGSFERMEEEGDVATAFTLARMLSNIPISRGGPTSLVIYDIHALQERFYFGDEVLPLFETGIPLLKQRLSQLPDADNVVIAFPDDGAWKRFHKQFDHFSLVVCTKVREGDKRIVRLKEGNVSGHHVVIVDDLVQSGGTLIECQKVLAANGAAKVSAYVTHGVFPNQSWERFTHKKDTLENAFAYFWITDSCPLTVKAIANKAPFEVLSLAGSIANALQI, translated from the exons ATGGCAATGGTGAAGTCTCCCAATAAGCAAGTGAACCTCTTCTACTCCCTTGACTGCGAGGACCTTGCCCACAACGTTGCTCTTCAATCACCCAACATCATTCTCCAGAATATCAAATGgag GTCATTTGCTGATGGatttccaaatatatatataaataatgcaGAAGAACTCCGAGGTCAACATGTTGCTTTCTTGGCATCTTTCAGCTCCCCTGCACATGTCTTTGAACAACTTTCTGTCATATATGCACTCCCTCGTTTATTTGTTGCTTCCTTCACATTGGTATTGCCTTTCTTTCCCACTGGATCCTTTGAGCgaatggaggaagaaggagatgtaGCAACTGCCTTCACCCTTGCTAGGATGTTGTCAAATATTCCAATTTCTAGAGGTGGCCCAACTAGTTTAGTCATATATGACATTCATGCCTTGCAG GAGAGGTTTTATTTTGGAGATGAAGTCTTGCCCTTGTTTGAGACCGGTATTCCTCTCTTAAAGCAACGTCTGAGTCAGCTTCCCGACGCTGATAAT GTAGTTATTGCATTTCCAGATGACGGTGCATGGAAGCGATTCCACAAGCAGTTTGATCATTTTTCACTG GTTGTATGTACTAAGGTTCGTGAAGGTGACAAGAGGATAGTTCGGCTCAAGGAAGGCAACGTCTCTGGTCATCATGTAGTCATTGTTGATGATTTGGTCCAATCTGGAGGCACCCTGATTGAGTGTCAG AAAGTTTTGGCAGCCAATGGTGCAGCAAAGGTGAGTGCCTATGTCACCCATGGCGTGTTCCCTAACCAATCATGGGAGCGATTCACTCATAAAAAAG ACACCTTGGAGAATGCATTTGCCTACTTCTGGATCACAGATTCTTGCCCTCTTACTGTCAAAGCTATAGCAAATAAAGCTCCTTTTGAAGTGCTGAGTCTAGCCGGGTCTATTGCTAATGCTCtacaaatttga